The genomic region atctTGAAACAAAAAGTGGACGAGAAGTAAAATGGCTCGCTCATAGTTATATTATGTTAGAGTCCGAACTGGTATATtagatcaaaaatattttataagtaaaaatttataatgttcCGACTGCTTTTAGACACATGcttaataatgaaattaaaattaactttactCTTCAAGTTTTTTTGCCGGATtttgtgtatcaaaaaattttgaaacttactatcacctaaatgcaaaatcacttttcataagcttacaggagaaggaaaaacgatataataaaaaccactcaaaagttgagttttggttataaaatgattatatattgCTCATATTTGAccgcggaagctgaaaattatgtgctacatatacatacatacatattaaatatgggttgtcaaaaaagtcttgcggtattttcgctagttggcgctgaaagcgcgtagttctagttttattcgtcgcatcgggtcatgctgtacctttttggaaagctcatttcacgcgctaacacgtgtttgattgattgtcgtgagttatagcgccgcaaacatggagcaaaataaagagaaaatacggcatattttacagtactactacgataaaggcaaaaatgcatctcaagccgccaataaaatttgtgctacGGCGGGACCCGATTCAGTTTCCATTTaaaccgcacaacgatggtttcaacgttttcgttctggtgtagaggtggtcgaagatgcgccacgctccggaaggcctgtcgtcaaaaattgcgataaaatcgctgaattggtcgaaagagagcggcatagtagcagccgtagcatcggttaagagctgggcatgagtcatcaaaaattcatttcaatttcaataaaaaaaaaaaaaattcaataaaaataccgcacgACTTTTTTGACAGCCCATTATGAtttagtgaatcgtaagcaaaaaaaaaaaactaattttcgatttttttgatgatacctAGTACCTATCGTCACGtaaaattgttttgcattttaggtgacgataggTACTGTTGCCTACTATTACACCGGTATTGTATGCACACtaaatttttgctttgtaaATGCAACCATGCGTATATCTGTTTTATCTGCTGCCACTTTCAGCATATGACCGcagctgaaaataaaaagcagCAAGAGAACGAGCAGACTTCTGACAGTTGACAATCGCCAACGCTCTCACTTTGTGTTGTATTCATTTGTTGTAGCTTGAAGTTGGAGCAACAATCTGTGGAGCTCTCGTTGGTCATATTGGCAAACTGTGTTCTGTTTTTGCACCACAAAATACGTTAATGGATTCGATAGTACGGCAGAaagatacaaaaattatttgctacGTTTCTTGGCAAATCTCAATATAAATCAGTGGGTTAATTGTAAAAAACGCCGACTTGGTGATTTCCCAAAGTAGCATTTACTTTTGAAGGCTATTAGCGCTTAGAACGTGGCATTTTCTAAAGTAATCAAGGGAAGTAAACATTAAGTAGAGGTTGTGACCTGGCTTACGTGTGATTTTTCTCGGTAAgcatatttctattattaatcAAACGTTTGTATTTCATAGAAaaatacacatgtatgcatgtatatgatTGCATCTTTTTTTCTATtgagaaataataattaaaaaacttttgtattccGCATTATATAGATAAGCAACGCTCATTGAATGTAATTTGTTTTGCCTGAAAGAGAGAAAAGCTGAGATAGAGTAGCAAGACCTCATAATGATTCCTGGGTACGGACCGGTGATGCAAGCCCTTTTGGGTACACTTTTTACATGGGGATTAACAGCTGCGGGTGCAGCGTGCGTGATATTTGTCCGCGGCAATCAACGCAAGTCACTCGATGCTGCATTAGGTTTCGCCGCTGGTGTCATGATTGCTGCTTCGTTTTGGTCACTTTTAAATCCCGCCATAGAAATGGCAGAGAGTTCACATCTGTATGGCGTTTACGCCTTTATGCCAGTTTCTGGTGGTTTTCTTTTGGGTGCCATCTTTGTGTATGGTTGTGATAGGCTTATGTCGTATCTTGGACTCAACAGCACAAATATGATGATTTCGATGACACAAACGAATAAGGATAAGGCTGATATTGCTATCGATGATATACGTAATAGTCAAGGTGTTTTGGATCGCACTGTAACAAAAAGCATGGATAGTTTTTCTGATTGCTTGAGTACACAACACGGCAACCTTGAGCCACGACGTCGCAAAAAAAACAGCGCAGCCGAATTAGAAGCTCAGCGTACATATACAACAGATAGTCAACGTAACCTTGAAAACGCAGTGGCACAATGGAAACGTATTATGTTACTGGTTGTTGCAATTACCGTACATAACATTCCCGAGGGTCTGGCGGTCGGTGTCAGTTTCGGCGCAATAGGCAGTACTGAATCTTCCACATTTGAAGCTGCTCGAAATTTAGCAATTGGTATTGGAATTCAGAATTTTCCAGAGGGCCTCGCTGTAAGTCTGCCTTTACACGCAGCTGGCTTTAGCGTGGCACGCGCATTGTGGTATGGTCAACTGTCTGGTATGGTGGAACCGATTTTTGGTATTTTGGGTGCAGTTGCAGTGACATTTGCCAATCTCATATTACCATATGCACTGTCATTTGCAGCCGGCGCAATGATATATATTGTTGCGGATGACATATTGCCCGAAGCTCATGCCAGTGGCAATGGAACGATAGCCACTTGGGGCACGGTAGCAGGGTTCCTTATAATGATGTGCCTTGAAGTTACCCTATCTTGATGTTACTTCTACTGCCGttgttatatttgttatattattaaCTACAAGTACAATATTTTGCGTTTACAAAGCTACAACAATCGCTTGATCAGTCACATTGATTTGGTACAAAAGCCtatctattttttaaatgactATTTACGGATGTAAATGCGTGTGTTCTGATgtaattgtgtatatatgtactttgaCATGTATTTAAGCAGCGTGATTGATTGTAATGCTCGCTAAGTcgcttaaatatgaaaattgcgaTAGCCGAGCactattttcataaaaagttaacgcattaatattttgtactttttaaaaaatctcaTAAAACGGACAACTGAGTAttacttttgtaaatatttactgaAAATAAGAATTCTTGTAAACACTATTGTTTTAGAAATTTCTGTCTCGCAAAAAGTTATTAAAGCGAATACCATCATTTTACTTAAATGGAATACT from Bactrocera tryoni isolate S06 chromosome 3, CSIRO_BtryS06_freeze2, whole genome shotgun sequence harbors:
- the LOC120769999 gene encoding zinc transporter ZIP11 — translated: MIPGYGPVMQALLGTLFTWGLTAAGAACVIFVRGNQRKSLDAALGFAAGVMIAASFWSLLNPAIEMAESSHLYGVYAFMPVSGGFLLGAIFVYGCDRLMSYLGLNSTNMMISMTQTNKDKADIAIDDIRNSQGVLDRTVTKSMDSFSDCLSTQHGNLEPRRRKKNSAAELEAQRTYTTDSQRNLENAVAQWKRIMLLVVAITVHNIPEGLAVGVSFGAIGSTESSTFEAARNLAIGIGIQNFPEGLAVSLPLHAAGFSVARALWYGQLSGMVEPIFGILGAVAVTFANLILPYALSFAAGAMIYIVADDILPEAHASGNGTIATWGTVAGFLIMMCLEVTLS